In Pelosinus sp. UFO1, one genomic interval encodes:
- the rpoB gene encoding DNA-directed RNA polymerase subunit beta, translated as MFNPVPVGKKIRYSYAKIKEVLDMPNLIEIQKNSYNWFLKEGLQEIFHDISPIQDFTGNLVLTFEKFTLGEAKYHVEECKERDVTYSAPLRVNVRLINRETGEIKEQEVFMGDFPLMTENGTFIINGAERVIVSQLVRSPGAYYNESIDATGKKLYNSTVIPNRGAWLELETDANDVMSVRVDRTRKLPATVLIRALGYASNASIAELFHDDVRIRATLERDNTNSREEALVEIYKRLRPGEPPTVDNATQLLESLFFDSKRYDLATVGRYKLTKKLGWRRRLMGKTLYQPIVNAETGEVIVAADTIVDEKVLDHIEQSGVFASDALIEVKVKLKDGSPVKMLCNPTLPYNHRTITREDILASVNYLLNLMDGFGNVDDIDHLGNRRLRSVGELLQNQFRIGLSRMERVVKERMTIQDVDVITPQALINIRPVVAAIKEFFGSSQLSQFMDQTNPLAELTHKRRLSALGPGGLSRERAGFEVRDVHHSHYGRMCPIETPEGPNIGLIGSLSTFGRINEFGFIETPYRKIDKDNRIVTEEVRYLTADEEDEVVCAQANEPLGENNWFVEPRVTVRHRHEILVIPAEKVDYMDVSPKQVVSIATAMIPFLENDDANRALMGANMQRQAVPLLRTQAPLIGTGMEYKAARDSGVLILAKNAGVVEKVTATEIRVRTERGTLDNYKLLKYLRSNQGTCINQKPIVYKGEQVEKGQVLVDGPATDQGELALGFNVLVAFMPWEGYNYEDAILLSEKIVKDDIYTSIHIEEYECDARDTKLGPEEITRDIPNVAEEVLKDLDDRGIIRIGAEVRPGDILVGKVTPKGETELTAEERLLRAIFGEKAREVRDTSLRVPHGEAGKIVDVKVFSRENGDELPPGVNFLVRVYIAQKRKISEGDKMAGRHGNKGVVSRIMREEDMPFLPDGTPVQIVLNPLGVPSRMNIGQVLETHLGMAAAAFGMQIRTNSPGVADRLKEVGYDVDKHGLPKPGIAGINLATPVFDGAHEEEVFRTLKAAGLSEDGKTVLYDGRTGEAFDNRVTVGWVYMLKLAHLVDDKIHARSTGPYSLVTQQPLGGKAQFGGQRFGEMEVWALEAYGAAYTLQELLTVKSDDVVGRVKTYEAIVKGENIPEPGVPESFKVLIKELQSIGLDVKILNEDAQEIMIDDIDEDIHQVAKELELNIGSPTAVAVPPDEAHTRTKAELEPDVLDEFEGTDEMEPLEEELDIIAEIGEMDEDKFDLDDSGIVDDLELPGRKSVKKVKGKDKKQTQRDLLEEIDDEEIE; from the coding sequence ATGTTTAATCCTGTTCCGGTTGGCAAAAAAATCAGATATAGTTATGCCAAGATTAAAGAAGTACTGGACATGCCCAATCTGATTGAAATTCAGAAAAATTCGTATAACTGGTTTCTGAAGGAAGGGCTACAAGAGATTTTCCATGACATTTCGCCGATTCAAGACTTTACGGGTAATTTAGTATTAACCTTTGAAAAGTTTACATTAGGCGAAGCCAAGTATCACGTCGAAGAATGTAAAGAGCGGGACGTTACCTATTCTGCCCCTTTACGTGTTAATGTTCGATTAATTAATCGTGAGACTGGTGAAATTAAAGAACAAGAAGTATTTATGGGTGATTTCCCGCTAATGACCGAAAATGGTACATTTATCATTAATGGTGCAGAGCGGGTTATTGTTAGTCAGTTAGTACGCTCGCCTGGTGCGTACTATAATGAATCCATCGATGCGACAGGTAAAAAACTGTATAATTCTACAGTGATTCCTAATCGTGGTGCGTGGTTAGAACTAGAGACAGATGCCAATGATGTGATGTCTGTCCGTGTTGACCGTACACGAAAACTGCCAGCAACTGTATTGATTCGTGCCTTAGGTTACGCATCTAATGCTTCTATTGCTGAACTGTTCCATGATGATGTGCGAATTCGCGCCACGCTAGAACGGGATAACACCAATTCTAGAGAAGAAGCCCTAGTTGAAATATATAAAAGGCTTCGCCCGGGTGAGCCGCCTACAGTTGACAATGCTACTCAATTACTGGAATCCTTATTTTTTGATTCTAAGCGTTACGATTTAGCAACGGTAGGTCGTTATAAATTAACCAAAAAATTAGGCTGGCGCAGGCGTCTAATGGGTAAGACACTTTATCAACCAATCGTAAATGCTGAAACGGGTGAAGTAATCGTTGCTGCAGATACTATCGTGGATGAGAAAGTACTTGACCATATTGAGCAAAGTGGTGTGTTTGCAAGTGATGCCTTAATTGAAGTAAAAGTTAAATTAAAAGATGGTTCACCAGTTAAAATGCTGTGTAACCCTACTTTGCCTTATAATCATCGGACTATTACAAGAGAAGATATTTTAGCCTCGGTTAACTATCTTTTAAATTTGATGGATGGTTTTGGCAATGTGGATGACATTGATCATCTAGGTAATCGACGTTTACGTTCTGTAGGTGAACTTCTTCAAAATCAATTCCGTATTGGTTTATCTCGTATGGAACGGGTAGTAAAAGAACGTATGACCATTCAGGATGTAGATGTAATTACTCCTCAAGCTTTAATTAATATTCGTCCTGTCGTGGCTGCAATCAAAGAATTCTTTGGTTCTAGTCAGTTGTCTCAGTTTATGGATCAAACCAATCCATTGGCAGAGTTGACACATAAACGTCGCTTAAGCGCCTTGGGACCTGGTGGACTCAGTCGTGAACGCGCTGGCTTTGAAGTACGTGACGTACATCATTCTCACTATGGACGTATGTGCCCTATTGAAACGCCAGAAGGTCCAAATATCGGTTTGATTGGTTCTCTATCAACTTTTGGACGTATTAATGAGTTTGGCTTTATTGAAACTCCTTATCGGAAAATTGATAAGGATAACCGTATTGTGACAGAAGAAGTTCGCTATTTGACAGCTGACGAGGAAGATGAAGTCGTATGTGCTCAGGCGAATGAACCATTAGGAGAAAATAACTGGTTTGTTGAACCTAGGGTTACGGTACGTCATAGGCACGAAATTTTAGTCATTCCAGCTGAAAAAGTTGACTATATGGATGTATCTCCTAAGCAAGTTGTATCCATTGCTACTGCTATGATTCCATTTTTGGAAAACGATGATGCGAATCGTGCCTTAATGGGTGCGAACATGCAACGTCAAGCAGTGCCACTTTTAAGAACTCAGGCGCCACTTATTGGAACTGGGATGGAATATAAAGCCGCCCGCGATTCTGGTGTTTTGATTTTAGCAAAGAACGCTGGTGTAGTTGAAAAAGTTACTGCTACCGAAATACGGGTACGTACAGAACGTGGTACTTTGGATAACTATAAATTACTTAAATATTTGCGTTCCAATCAGGGAACATGCATCAATCAAAAACCAATCGTTTACAAAGGTGAGCAGGTAGAAAAAGGCCAGGTATTGGTTGATGGGCCTGCTACTGATCAAGGTGAATTAGCATTAGGTTTTAATGTCCTGGTGGCTTTCATGCCGTGGGAAGGTTATAACTATGAAGATGCGATTTTATTAAGTGAAAAAATTGTAAAAGATGATATATATACCTCCATACATATTGAAGAATATGAATGTGATGCCAGAGATACAAAACTAGGCCCAGAGGAGATTACTCGAGATATTCCAAATGTGGCGGAAGAAGTACTGAAAGATCTTGATGATCGCGGTATTATTCGTATTGGTGCGGAAGTACGTCCGGGGGATATTCTAGTAGGTAAGGTTACTCCAAAAGGCGAGACAGAACTTACCGCAGAGGAACGTTTGCTTCGAGCCATTTTTGGTGAGAAAGCCCGTGAAGTTCGTGATACGTCACTTAGGGTTCCACATGGTGAGGCTGGTAAGATTGTTGACGTTAAAGTATTTAGCCGGGAGAACGGTGATGAATTACCGCCAGGCGTGAATTTCTTAGTACGTGTATACATTGCCCAGAAACGTAAGATTTCTGAAGGTGACAAAATGGCTGGTCGCCATGGTAATAAAGGGGTTGTTTCACGTATTATGCGTGAAGAAGATATGCCTTTCTTGCCAGATGGTACCCCAGTACAAATTGTACTAAATCCACTGGGCGTACCGTCCCGTATGAATATCGGACAGGTACTTGAAACCCACTTGGGAATGGCTGCTGCTGCTTTTGGTATGCAAATTAGAACGAACTCTCCTGGCGTTGCAGACAGACTTAAAGAAGTAGGCTATGATGTTGATAAACATGGTCTGCCTAAACCTGGTATTGCTGGCATTAATCTAGCGACTCCAGTATTTGATGGAGCTCATGAGGAAGAGGTCTTTAGAACACTTAAGGCAGCTGGCCTTTCTGAGGATGGTAAAACTGTCCTTTATGATGGACGTACAGGGGAAGCCTTTGACAATCGTGTTACTGTAGGCTGGGTATACATGTTGAAATTAGCCCATTTGGTTGATGACAAGATTCATGCTCGTTCTACTGGTCCTTATTCTTTGGTTACCCAACAACCATTGGGTGGTAAAGCTCAATTTGGTGGTCAACGTTTCGGGGAAATGGAAGTATGGGCTTTGGAAGCATATGGTGCTGCCTATACATTACAAGAACTCTTAACTGTAAAATCCGATGATGTGGTCGGGCGTGTGAAAACCTATGAAGCGATTGTTAAGGGTGAAAACATACCTGAACCTGGAGTGCCTGAATCCTTTAAAGTTTTGATAAAAGAGCTGCAAAGTATCGGTCTTGATGTCAAAATTTTAAATGAAGATGCTCAGGAAATCATGATAGATGACATAGATGAAGATATTCATCAAGTGGCTAAGGAACTTGAGCTAAATATTGGCTCGCCAACGGCTGTGGCAGTGCCGCCTGATGAAGCACATACCCGCACTAAGGCTGAGTTAGAACCGGATGTTCTGGATGAATTCGAAGGTACTGATGAAATGGAACCCCTAGAGGAAGAATTAGATATTATCGCTGAAATCGGTGAGATGGATGAAGATAAGTTTGATTTAGACGATAGTGGTATTGTGGATGATCTTGAATTACCAGGCCGTAAATCGGTTAAAAAGGTAAAAGGTAAAGATAAAAAACAAACACAGCGTGACTTACTAGAAGAGATAGACGACGAGGAAATTGAGTAA